CGTGTGTGGCGACATAGGTGTCTTCTTCTTCGCTGGCAAGGCCCGCGATGTTGGCATTGGCTTTTAAAACATCAATCATGATGTTGTTAGCGATGACGTCAAGTTTCTTTTGGTCTTCGCCTTGGATGTTGCCGGTACCGGCCATACCCAAAACGCCGGAAAGCGCGCCGAGGCGGACTTTGGCGTTGATGTCCAAACAGGCGGCGGCTACGGATTCCAGTACGCTGGCCAGCTCTTGCGGCAGTTTGTGTTCGGGCAGGTGTTGGGCTAAGAATTGGTTCAGTGTCTTCATGGTTTCACTCTTTTCCTAAGTTTGAATCGGGTATTTTTCAATTTCAGGCCGTCTGAAAACGGCGTGTTCATTTGGTTTTGCTCTCGGCCATGCTTAAAACTTCTTTAGTGCAGGCGATGCTGGTGTCTTTGATGCGTTTTTTCAGCTCGTCGCTCATGGAGTCGCTGCCGCCCAAAAGCGAGGTTGCTTCTTCGGGGCTGATTTTATCAACTGTTTTTTCACCGATACAGCGGCAGATTTTTTCAGTGGTCGCGGAATCAAACGGGCTTTTTCCGGAGGCTTTTTCTACGCAGGCTTCGGTTGCCGAGCGGACAAATTCGGTGCGGAAACTTTGGGTAAATTCTTCTTTAAATTCGTTTTTTACAGATTCGCTGCACGCGCAAAGAAGGAGCGTGCAGGCTAGGGGTGTGCGTATATTCATGAGTGGACGGCCGTTAATTGTTATGTTGTGAATTGTAGTGGAAAAAGGCTTAAGTATAAAGAGTTAAGGCCGTCTGAACAGGCGTGGCGGCAAAATTGAAGCGCTTGGGTATGCGTTCAAACGGCAGCGTTTATTTCGTTTTGCTTTCCAATACATAATGCGCGCCTGCATCTTGCGCCAAAATTTTGGAAAGTTCGGGCAGATTGTTTTGCAACTGTTCGGCAAGCATATAGGGCGGGTTGATGACGAACATGCCGCTGCCGTGCATACCGAAGCCGTCGCTGCGCGGCGTATGGACATGAAGCTCGGCGTGCAGATAATTGTCGGGAGCGATTTTTTTGAGTTCGTCCGGCAGTTTGCGGCTTTCTTCACGGCTCAAGCAGGGATACCAAACCATGTAGCAGCTGGTTTCAAAGCGTTTCAAGGCATCTTTCAAGACTTGGACGACACGGCGGTAGTCTTGTTTTTCTTCGTAGGGCGGATCAATCAAGACGGCGGCACGGCGGGGCGGAGGAGGCAAGAGTGAAATCAGGCCTTGATAACCGTCCGCTTGGCTGACCTGCACTTTACGCGCAGGGCGGACTTCGCGCATATTGTTTTGCAAGTGGACAAAATCGGCAGGGTGCAGCTCAAAGAGGCGCATTTTGTCGCTGTCGCGCGTGAGCGCCTGTGCCAGCCAAGGCGAGCCGCAGTAAAGGTTGTCTTGCGGCAGTATTTGTTTCAGACGGCCTACAAATTCGTCCAATTCGGCAGGCAGCTTGTCAGCTTGTTCCAAGAGCGCAATGCCTTGTTTGTATTCGCCGACCTTTTGCGCTTCATCGCCGCTCAAATCATACAAACCGGCACCGCTGTGCGTATCGATATACCAATAGGGCTTGTCTTTGCGGTTGAAATATTCGAGGACGAGGAAGAGGGTAAAGTGCTTGAGCATATCGGCATG
This genomic interval from Neisseria sp. Marseille-Q5346 contains the following:
- a CDS encoding CSN8/PSD8/EIF3K family protein, producing MNIRTPLACTLLLCACSESVKNEFKEEFTQSFRTEFVRSATEACVEKASGKSPFDSATTEKICRCIGEKTVDKISPEEATSLLGGSDSMSDELKKRIKDTSIACTKEVLSMAESKTK
- the rlmJ gene encoding 23S rRNA (adenine(2030)-N(6))-methyltransferase RlmJ; protein product: MLSYRHAFHAGNHADMLKHFTLFLVLEYFNRKDKPYWYIDTHSGAGLYDLSGDEAQKVGEYKQGIALLEQADKLPAELDEFVGRLKQILPQDNLYCGSPWLAQALTRDSDKMRLFELHPADFVHLQNNMREVRPARKVQVSQADGYQGLISLLPPPPRRAAVLIDPPYEEKQDYRRVVQVLKDALKRFETSCYMVWYPCLSREESRKLPDELKKIAPDNYLHAELHVHTPRSDGFGMHGSGMFVINPPYMLAEQLQNNLPELSKILAQDAGAHYVLESKTK